From Lepisosteus oculatus isolate fLepOcu1 chromosome 8, fLepOcu1.hap2, whole genome shotgun sequence, one genomic window encodes:
- the bahd1 gene encoding bromo adjacent homology domain-containing 1 protein isoform X1, translated as MQNVFFSEGAVGKYVMTHARQKDSLSRYPSEGRDQVGGGPHGEAMGGAWPECPLREGRTKQGVAKKGGAKESKDLSGEQDRKSYPLRKRSGVAEVGTRNCRVVLTRLEESTVQDDVNLENLSSDIHEQSCIEGQEMSTFNSCGKKTSQVCNQTLEPKTEPKPDLSSPLHEPRKRRLASLNAEAVNSLLLEREDFQQGTKNSKKPTQRLHGECVSSKELSKDPMNAGEWSDAPKGSHAPKSDSCGSPNSRKKARIDTESVKSGCPDGPAPRRLAGLNAAALLKLTSASAGNKRRVKTDCKGVCGGVGGKQHPKSRKRRHKQPTQLQLIQQGSCALCKKEGFTPKIEWEGTTGGGDGFFKLGNQCRSMLGYPMKDVKEEQTETEVDPFYCCPQEKSMEYCHRLALFLGRQPYAEPEEHSPDSLKQEFLIPTHSLAHPALTVGTHPYLCPDPCFSGYYLHIGHPGASSPPLTTGPVPYPPSTVPSVTLCPSSKLLTSAVSHPSGIPHPAFCGSVGSPCFGEACRVNGFTTAAAYRAVQPVAGRRCTFNTGCTGCSNKIKTESYITSLDGHSPAIPVSPTLPLSGCPVPTVPPAAQSVPHVQTPLSDPSQPQAQLKVARECPQSAKPPSGSRSGVRSTAGCPHLSDSQLTPGHASSTGKQQRITRRRATNGWLPIGLPIEKEVFIVGEDEPALRRCYEGVQRDGEIIRVRDTVLLRSGPRKKSLPYVAKISALWEDPKTGELMMSLFWYYRPEHTQGGRIPSMHCENEIFASRHQDENSVACIEDKCYVLTLAQYCRFCALVKRRGEGLPESAPMVPPSPEYFIPAHRRVPAHIDPDLVFLCRHVYDFRYGRILKNLQ; from the exons GCGCTGTGGGAAAGTATGTAATGACTCACGCGCGGCAGAAGGATTCTCTGAGTAGGTATCCGAGTGAAGGCCGGGACCAGGTAGGGGGTGGGCCGCATGGTGAGGCAATGGGAGGAGCCTGGCCTGAGTGCCCACTGCGAGAAGGCAGGACCAAGCAGGGCGTGGCCAAAAAGGGCGGGGCAAAGGAAAGCAAGGACCTAAGTGGAGAACAGGACAGGAAGTCCTACCCACTGAGGAAGAGATCAGGTGTGGCTGAGGTTGGCACCCGCAACTGTCGTGTTGTGCTGACGCGTCTCGAGGAGAGTACTGTGCAAGATGACGTGAATTTGGAAAATCTGTCCAGTGATATACATGAGCAGAGCTGCATAGAAGGACAGGAGATGAGTACGTTCAACAGCTGTGGTAAGAAAACCAGCCAAGTCTGTAACCAGACACTGGAACCAAAAACCGAACCAAAACCTGACTTGAGTTCACCTCTTCATGAGCCACGCAAACGAAGACTGGCATCTCTAAATGCAGAGGCGGTCAACAGCTTACTGCTAGAGAGAGAGGATTTCCAACAGGGGACAAAAAACTCCAAGAAGCCCACGCAGAGGTTACATGGCGAATGTGTCTCTTCTAAGGAGCTATCCAAGGATCCGATGAATGCAGGAGAATGGTCAGATGCCCCAAAGGGCTCACATGCTCCGAAATCAGACTCGTGCGGAAGTCCCAATAGCCGCAAGAAGGCCCGAATAGACACTGAAAGCGTAAAGAGTGGCTGTCCGGATGGCCCTGCCCCTCGGCGCCTAGCAGGACTTAATGCTGCCGCTCTGCTCAAGCTCACTAGTGCCTCTGCAGGGAACAAACGCAGAGTAAAGACTGACTGCAAGGGAGTGTGTGGAGGGGTGGGGGGAAAGCAGCACCCCAAATCAAGGAAACGGCGACACAAGCAACCGACGCAACTCCAGCTGATACAGCAAGGGAGTTGTGCGTTGTGCAAAAAGGAAGGTTTTACCCCAAAAATTGAATGGGAGGGAACGACAGGAGGAGGGGACGGGTTCTTCAAATTGGGAAATCAGTGTCGGAGTATGCTGGGGTATCCTATGAAGGATGTCAAAGAGGAACAGACTGAGACGGAGGTGGACCCATTTTACTGTTGTCCCCAAGAGAAGTCCATGGAATACTGTCACAGACTGGCTCTGTTTCTCGGACGCCAGCCCTACGCAGAGCCGGAAGAGCATTCTCCTGACTCCCTCAAACAAGAGTTCCTCATACCCACGCACTCCCTGGCACATCCTGCCCTGACTGTAGGCACACACCCCTACCTGTGCCCAGATCCTTGCTTCTCAGGCTATTATCTCCACATCGGCCATCCTGGAGCTTCCTCGCCTCCCCTGACGACTGGCCCCGTGCCCTACCCGCCCTCCACTGTGCCCTCCGTGACGCTGTGCCCCAGCTCCAAGCTGCTCACTTCTGCAGTCTCGCACCCCTCGGGGATCCCACACCCTGCCTTCTGCGGTTCGGTGGGGTCGCCCTGTTTTGGGGAGGCCTGCAGGGTCAATGGCTTTACCACAGCCGCCGCTTACAGAGCTGTGCAGCCTGTCGCGGGCAGGAGATGTACTTTCAACACGGGATGCACTGGCTGCTCCAACAAAATCAAAACAG AGAGCTACATCACTTCCCTGGATGGGCACAGCCCAGCCATTCCAGTCTCTCCCACCCTGCCCCTCTCAGGATGCCCGGTGCCCACGGTGCCTCCTGCGGCCCAGTCAGTGCCACACGTGCAGACACCCCTCTCGGACCCCAGCCAGCCCCAGGCCCAGCTGAAGGTGGCGCGGGAGTGCCCCCAGAGTGCCAAACCCCCCAGCGGTTCCCGCTCTGGGGTCCGCAGTACCGCCGGCTGCCCCCATCTCTCTGACAGCCAGCTCACCCCTGGCCATGCCAGCAGCACGGGCAAGCAGCAGAGGATAACTCGCCGCCGGGCCACAAATGGCTGGCTGCCCATCGGCCTGCCCATCGAGAAGGAAGTCTTCATAGTG GGGGAGGATGAGCCTGCCCTCCGGCGGTGTTACGAAGGAGTGCAGCGGGACGGGGAGATCATCCGGGTCAGAGACACTGTCCTGCTCCGTTCTGGACCACGCAAGAAGTCCCTCCCCTATGTGGCCAAAATCTCTGCCCTGTGGGAAGACCCCAAGACTG GAGAACTCATGATGAGTTTGTTTTGGTATTATCGACCAGAACACACTCAAGGGGGCAGAATTCCCAGCATGCACTGTGAG AATGAGATATTTGCATCTCGGCATCAGGATGAGAACAGTGTGGCCTGCATAGAAGATAAGTGCTACGTCCTGACATTAGCACAATACTGTAG ATTTTGTGCCTTGGTAAAGCGGCGTGGAGAGGGTCTCCCCGAAAGCGCCCCCATGGTGCCGCCTTCCCCCGAGTACTTCATCCCGGCACACCGCCGCGTCCCCGCGCACATTGACCCTGACCTCGTGTTCCTGTGTCGCCACGTCTACGACTTCCGCTACGGGCGCATCCTGAAGAACCTGCAGTAG
- the bahd1 gene encoding bromo adjacent homology domain-containing 1 protein isoform X2 produces MTHARQKDSLSRYPSEGRDQVGGGPHGEAMGGAWPECPLREGRTKQGVAKKGGAKESKDLSGEQDRKSYPLRKRSGVAEVGTRNCRVVLTRLEESTVQDDVNLENLSSDIHEQSCIEGQEMSTFNSCGKKTSQVCNQTLEPKTEPKPDLSSPLHEPRKRRLASLNAEAVNSLLLEREDFQQGTKNSKKPTQRLHGECVSSKELSKDPMNAGEWSDAPKGSHAPKSDSCGSPNSRKKARIDTESVKSGCPDGPAPRRLAGLNAAALLKLTSASAGNKRRVKTDCKGVCGGVGGKQHPKSRKRRHKQPTQLQLIQQGSCALCKKEGFTPKIEWEGTTGGGDGFFKLGNQCRSMLGYPMKDVKEEQTETEVDPFYCCPQEKSMEYCHRLALFLGRQPYAEPEEHSPDSLKQEFLIPTHSLAHPALTVGTHPYLCPDPCFSGYYLHIGHPGASSPPLTTGPVPYPPSTVPSVTLCPSSKLLTSAVSHPSGIPHPAFCGSVGSPCFGEACRVNGFTTAAAYRAVQPVAGRRCTFNTGCTGCSNKIKTESYITSLDGHSPAIPVSPTLPLSGCPVPTVPPAAQSVPHVQTPLSDPSQPQAQLKVARECPQSAKPPSGSRSGVRSTAGCPHLSDSQLTPGHASSTGKQQRITRRRATNGWLPIGLPIEKEVFIVGEDEPALRRCYEGVQRDGEIIRVRDTVLLRSGPRKKSLPYVAKISALWEDPKTGELMMSLFWYYRPEHTQGGRIPSMHCENEIFASRHQDENSVACIEDKCYVLTLAQYCRFCALVKRRGEGLPESAPMVPPSPEYFIPAHRRVPAHIDPDLVFLCRHVYDFRYGRILKNLQ; encoded by the exons ATGACTCACGCGCGGCAGAAGGATTCTCTGAGTAGGTATCCGAGTGAAGGCCGGGACCAGGTAGGGGGTGGGCCGCATGGTGAGGCAATGGGAGGAGCCTGGCCTGAGTGCCCACTGCGAGAAGGCAGGACCAAGCAGGGCGTGGCCAAAAAGGGCGGGGCAAAGGAAAGCAAGGACCTAAGTGGAGAACAGGACAGGAAGTCCTACCCACTGAGGAAGAGATCAGGTGTGGCTGAGGTTGGCACCCGCAACTGTCGTGTTGTGCTGACGCGTCTCGAGGAGAGTACTGTGCAAGATGACGTGAATTTGGAAAATCTGTCCAGTGATATACATGAGCAGAGCTGCATAGAAGGACAGGAGATGAGTACGTTCAACAGCTGTGGTAAGAAAACCAGCCAAGTCTGTAACCAGACACTGGAACCAAAAACCGAACCAAAACCTGACTTGAGTTCACCTCTTCATGAGCCACGCAAACGAAGACTGGCATCTCTAAATGCAGAGGCGGTCAACAGCTTACTGCTAGAGAGAGAGGATTTCCAACAGGGGACAAAAAACTCCAAGAAGCCCACGCAGAGGTTACATGGCGAATGTGTCTCTTCTAAGGAGCTATCCAAGGATCCGATGAATGCAGGAGAATGGTCAGATGCCCCAAAGGGCTCACATGCTCCGAAATCAGACTCGTGCGGAAGTCCCAATAGCCGCAAGAAGGCCCGAATAGACACTGAAAGCGTAAAGAGTGGCTGTCCGGATGGCCCTGCCCCTCGGCGCCTAGCAGGACTTAATGCTGCCGCTCTGCTCAAGCTCACTAGTGCCTCTGCAGGGAACAAACGCAGAGTAAAGACTGACTGCAAGGGAGTGTGTGGAGGGGTGGGGGGAAAGCAGCACCCCAAATCAAGGAAACGGCGACACAAGCAACCGACGCAACTCCAGCTGATACAGCAAGGGAGTTGTGCGTTGTGCAAAAAGGAAGGTTTTACCCCAAAAATTGAATGGGAGGGAACGACAGGAGGAGGGGACGGGTTCTTCAAATTGGGAAATCAGTGTCGGAGTATGCTGGGGTATCCTATGAAGGATGTCAAAGAGGAACAGACTGAGACGGAGGTGGACCCATTTTACTGTTGTCCCCAAGAGAAGTCCATGGAATACTGTCACAGACTGGCTCTGTTTCTCGGACGCCAGCCCTACGCAGAGCCGGAAGAGCATTCTCCTGACTCCCTCAAACAAGAGTTCCTCATACCCACGCACTCCCTGGCACATCCTGCCCTGACTGTAGGCACACACCCCTACCTGTGCCCAGATCCTTGCTTCTCAGGCTATTATCTCCACATCGGCCATCCTGGAGCTTCCTCGCCTCCCCTGACGACTGGCCCCGTGCCCTACCCGCCCTCCACTGTGCCCTCCGTGACGCTGTGCCCCAGCTCCAAGCTGCTCACTTCTGCAGTCTCGCACCCCTCGGGGATCCCACACCCTGCCTTCTGCGGTTCGGTGGGGTCGCCCTGTTTTGGGGAGGCCTGCAGGGTCAATGGCTTTACCACAGCCGCCGCTTACAGAGCTGTGCAGCCTGTCGCGGGCAGGAGATGTACTTTCAACACGGGATGCACTGGCTGCTCCAACAAAATCAAAACAG AGAGCTACATCACTTCCCTGGATGGGCACAGCCCAGCCATTCCAGTCTCTCCCACCCTGCCCCTCTCAGGATGCCCGGTGCCCACGGTGCCTCCTGCGGCCCAGTCAGTGCCACACGTGCAGACACCCCTCTCGGACCCCAGCCAGCCCCAGGCCCAGCTGAAGGTGGCGCGGGAGTGCCCCCAGAGTGCCAAACCCCCCAGCGGTTCCCGCTCTGGGGTCCGCAGTACCGCCGGCTGCCCCCATCTCTCTGACAGCCAGCTCACCCCTGGCCATGCCAGCAGCACGGGCAAGCAGCAGAGGATAACTCGCCGCCGGGCCACAAATGGCTGGCTGCCCATCGGCCTGCCCATCGAGAAGGAAGTCTTCATAGTG GGGGAGGATGAGCCTGCCCTCCGGCGGTGTTACGAAGGAGTGCAGCGGGACGGGGAGATCATCCGGGTCAGAGACACTGTCCTGCTCCGTTCTGGACCACGCAAGAAGTCCCTCCCCTATGTGGCCAAAATCTCTGCCCTGTGGGAAGACCCCAAGACTG GAGAACTCATGATGAGTTTGTTTTGGTATTATCGACCAGAACACACTCAAGGGGGCAGAATTCCCAGCATGCACTGTGAG AATGAGATATTTGCATCTCGGCATCAGGATGAGAACAGTGTGGCCTGCATAGAAGATAAGTGCTACGTCCTGACATTAGCACAATACTGTAG ATTTTGTGCCTTGGTAAAGCGGCGTGGAGAGGGTCTCCCCGAAAGCGCCCCCATGGTGCCGCCTTCCCCCGAGTACTTCATCCCGGCACACCGCCGCGTCCCCGCGCACATTGACCCTGACCTCGTGTTCCTGTGTCGCCACGTCTACGACTTCCGCTACGGGCGCATCCTGAAGAACCTGCAGTAG